A stretch of the Pedobacter sp. MC2016-14 genome encodes the following:
- the gldN gene encoding gliding motility protein GldN, which translates to MKNFTSLLIVLLGVISLNATAQVDSVPPGTYATDSIPLVDGYSHSTVYDNAKPFPMPVIKQSNIRFYKRVYRDIDLTDKQNAIFATPGATLIEAIMKDIAAGKLTVYDATDDSFKKKLSAKEGMARFTDSVMVPKFDNEGNQIGGTMTLNEFNPEKITKFRIKEDIFLDKQRGKMETRIVGLAPLMDITSNAELAASVGATPAFWLYYPQVRYTMVKMDISDVERNLFDMSMDDIFLQRKFASKIIREGNNPSTQDSISSQASELKLKKMNDDLWKNPKGVKEKDLVTEADLLKADKKKEKKPKAAKAPKAAKLPKEKAVKKESTPVAPKSTPVTN; encoded by the coding sequence ATGAAAAATTTTACTTCCCTCCTTATAGTACTACTTGGTGTCATTAGCCTTAATGCTACGGCCCAGGTAGATTCTGTTCCTCCAGGTACTTATGCCACAGATAGTATTCCATTGGTTGATGGATACAGCCATTCTACAGTATACGACAATGCCAAGCCTTTTCCAATGCCGGTGATCAAACAATCGAACATCCGCTTTTACAAAAGGGTGTACCGCGATATTGATTTGACGGATAAACAAAATGCGATCTTCGCTACACCGGGCGCAACTTTAATTGAGGCCATCATGAAAGACATCGCCGCTGGGAAACTGACAGTATATGATGCAACCGATGACTCTTTTAAGAAAAAACTAAGTGCTAAAGAAGGCATGGCGCGTTTTACTGACAGTGTAATGGTACCAAAATTCGATAACGAAGGAAACCAGATTGGTGGTACAATGACCTTAAACGAATTTAATCCGGAAAAAATCACCAAATTCAGAATTAAGGAAGACATCTTTTTGGATAAACAAAGAGGAAAAATGGAAACCCGCATTGTTGGTCTTGCACCATTGATGGACATTACTTCAAACGCTGAACTTGCCGCATCAGTTGGCGCTACCCCAGCTTTCTGGTTATATTATCCGCAAGTACGATACACGATGGTTAAAATGGACATTTCTGATGTAGAGCGCAACCTCTTTGACATGAGTATGGACGATATCTTTTTGCAGCGCAAATTTGCCAGCAAAATTATTCGTGAAGGCAATAACCCAAGTACACAGGATAGCATCAGCTCTCAGGCTTCAGAATTGAAACTGAAAAAAATGAACGATGACCTTTGGAAAAACCCAAAAGGTGTGAAAGAAAAGGACCTGGTTACAGAGGCAGATTTGCTGAAAGCCGACAAAAAGAAAGAGAAAAAACCAAAGGCAGCGAAAGCACCTAAAGCAGCAAAGTTGCCAAAAGAGAAAGCGGTTAAAAAAGAGAGTACTCCCGTTGCACCTAAATCAACTCCAGTTACCAACTAA
- the gldL gene encoding gliding motility protein GldL: protein MAKKSSSNLLHMAISFGASVVILGALFKILHLGGVWGNYMIGLGLGVEALLFFITGFVPPAQDPAWERVYPELADDYDGPVAQKRAVAVAAAPPVTAALDQMLSTKIGPELIESLGSGLRNFGDKVTAISNISDVSVTTNQLTEKMKQATTSYDKLSVTFEKASASLTELASSDSGNKAYHEQVNNLAKNLSSLNAVYELELQDSSAHLKAMNKFYGSLATTMDNFSGSIEDSQKFKEEVGKLSKNLSSLNAIYGNMLVAMNQPKV from the coding sequence ATGGCAAAAAAATCATCCTCCAACTTGTTACACATGGCCATTTCCTTTGGTGCCAGTGTCGTTATTCTCGGTGCCTTATTTAAAATTCTTCACTTAGGTGGGGTTTGGGGAAATTACATGATCGGTCTTGGACTGGGTGTAGAAGCTCTACTCTTCTTTATCACTGGTTTTGTACCGCCAGCACAGGATCCTGCATGGGAGCGTGTTTATCCTGAATTGGCCGATGACTATGATGGCCCGGTAGCGCAAAAACGTGCCGTTGCTGTTGCAGCTGCTCCTCCGGTTACTGCTGCTTTAGACCAAATGCTGAGCACTAAAATTGGCCCTGAACTGATTGAAAGCCTGGGTTCTGGTTTGCGTAACTTTGGTGACAAGGTAACTGCCATCAGCAATATCTCTGATGTTTCGGTAACTACTAACCAATTGACTGAGAAAATGAAACAAGCAACAACCAGTTATGATAAATTGTCTGTAACTTTCGAAAAAGCTTCGGCAAGCTTAACGGAATTGGCTTCAAGTGATTCTGGCAATAAAGCTTACCATGAGCAGGTAAATAACCTGGCTAAAAACCTTTCTTCTTTAAATGCGGTGTACGAATTGGAATTACAAGATTCAAGCGCACACTTAAAAGCAATGAACAAATTTTATGGCAGCTTAGCTACTACCATGGACAATTTTTCTGGTTCTATCGAGGATTCTCAGAAATTTAAAGAGGAAGTTGGCAAACTAAGCAAAAACCTTTCTTCTCTGAATGCAATTTATGGCAACATGTTGGTGGCCATGAACCAGCCAAAAGTTTAA
- the gldM gene encoding gliding motility protein GldM, with translation MAGGKETTRQKMINIMYLVLLAMLALNVSDSILDAFRTITNSLEVSTTNVTNSVDQMFSSFEATKLKESPERAKPLYDKAKQARTLAAELETYVASLKKELETRGGGYDPETGDLVERGNLDIAQGLMINEKKAEELQQRINTTHDKLLALLDQSNNKNVSFTLMAKDSEKSLNGKKKWVDINFGEGTPLTAAMAILTKVQADLKNAESDVVKRILGKMDQAVVNLDQFAAVAVAPSSYLIQGQPYTAEVFLTAYDSKSSPSISVGGQSLSVKQGKGTYTVNTTREGVFTWVGSVSVKQTDGSIKQYRTPEQKYQVSRPSAVVSPDKMNVFYIGVTNPVSLSAPGIPSDKLRVTMSGGSISGANGKYNVKVSSVGTVKINISAEVAPGKTANVGTSEFRVKRIPDPTAKFSGKNGGSVATVALKAQDKIFAQLENFDFDAKFTITRFSLIIAKPRADPMLLSASGNSLNGAMKAAMATITPGTRVIFDNIIATGPDGVPRQLNPVVITAN, from the coding sequence ATGGCTGGAGGAAAAGAAACGACGCGGCAGAAGATGATCAATATCATGTATTTGGTATTGTTAGCTATGCTTGCCCTCAATGTATCGGACAGTATCCTGGATGCTTTCCGTACCATTACCAATAGTTTGGAAGTATCAACAACGAATGTAACCAACTCTGTAGACCAGATGTTTTCTTCGTTTGAAGCAACCAAACTTAAAGAATCGCCTGAAAGGGCAAAACCGCTTTACGATAAAGCCAAACAGGCACGTACACTGGCGGCAGAACTGGAGACTTATGTAGCATCCCTTAAAAAGGAACTGGAAACCCGTGGTGGTGGTTATGATCCTGAAACCGGAGATCTTGTAGAACGCGGGAACCTTGACATTGCGCAAGGCCTGATGATCAACGAGAAAAAAGCGGAAGAATTGCAACAACGCATCAACACTACACATGATAAGTTATTGGCCCTGCTTGACCAGAGCAACAATAAAAACGTATCCTTTACGCTGATGGCTAAGGACTCGGAAAAGTCGCTTAATGGCAAGAAAAAATGGGTTGACATTAATTTTGGTGAAGGCACCCCGCTAACTGCGGCAATGGCAATTTTGACTAAAGTGCAGGCGGATTTGAAAAACGCTGAATCTGATGTGGTAAAACGCATCCTGGGTAAAATGGACCAGGCAGTTGTAAACCTTGACCAGTTTGCAGCAGTAGCTGTAGCACCTTCTTCTTACCTGATCCAGGGACAACCTTATACCGCTGAGGTATTTTTAACGGCTTATGACTCTAAATCCAGCCCGAGCATTTCGGTTGGTGGACAGTCGCTGAGCGTTAAACAGGGAAAAGGTACTTACACCGTGAATACTACTCGTGAGGGTGTATTTACCTGGGTAGGATCGGTAAGTGTGAAACAGACCGATGGTTCGATAAAACAATACCGTACTCCGGAGCAAAAATATCAGGTATCTCGTCCATCTGCAGTAGTATCACCTGATAAGATGAACGTATTTTATATTGGCGTAACCAACCCGGTATCACTTTCTGCACCTGGTATTCCTTCAGATAAATTACGTGTAACCATGAGCGGCGGAAGCATTTCCGGAGCCAATGGAAAGTACAACGTAAAAGTAAGTTCTGTAGGAACCGTAAAAATCAACATCTCTGCGGAAGTAGCTCCGGGAAAAACGGCTAATGTGGGCACCTCTGAATTCAGGGTGAAACGCATTCCTGACCCTACAGCGAAGTTTTCTGGCAAGAACGGTGGTTCTGTAGCCACTGTGGCCTTGAAAGCGCAGGACAAGATCTTTGCTCAACTGGAGAACTTTGACTTTGATGCTAAATTTACCATCACCCGTTTTAGTTTGATCATCGCCAAACCAAGGGCCGACCCAATGTTACTTTCCGCCAGCGGAAATTCATTGAACGGCGCTATGAAAGCTGCTATGGCAACCATTACACCGGGTACCAGGGTGATCTTTGACAACATCATTGCTACTGGCCCTGATGGCGTGCCAAGACAATTGAACCCTGTAGTAATTACAGCGAACTAA
- a CDS encoding gliding motility protein RemB yields MKKIFAFCLSLMICAGIKAQDATPNQNLPYAFSFYQKFNKQVYDPNTRMHSSIKNYYADEPLLAARYGELMNLGVDSLQKRSWLRRKLTDEHLLNFKAEDYTIYADFLPDFQIGNEFEEGKNIWKNTRGYQVGGTVGKTFSFYTNGYENQAVFANYLTEFINTNQVVPSEMSGKFENETKDWSYVTANVSYTPNKYLNFTLAYDKNFIGDGYRSMLLSDVAANHSFFRMRANLGNVQYQTIFSYMLDNGAERLTADRRLGARGKWNAMHYIDWNVSNRFSLGFFQAVTWSDVEKEGKRGFDFNYIHPFVFLRPIEGANGNSPDKMRLGLNTKYELSAKTVAYGQFMFDEFTASEAFSNKGYWANKWSAQLGIRGSDLFKTEALNYLVEFNTARPYTYAHYDRITSYTGMSQPLAHPMGANFREFLGILNYSYKRFDFQLQGSYAQYGLDPAGLNYGKNILLSYDVHVSDYGNTIAQGIKTNLYFGEAKASYLLNPKYNLRIELGGVYRQEKNELGSKNTQIVNIGLRSTFRNLYQDF; encoded by the coding sequence ATGAAGAAAATCTTTGCTTTTTGCTTATCCCTGATGATATGTGCGGGGATAAAGGCGCAGGATGCTACCCCCAATCAGAACCTGCCTTATGCTTTTTCCTTTTATCAAAAGTTTAACAAACAGGTTTACGATCCGAATACCAGGATGCACAGTTCCATCAAAAACTATTATGCAGATGAGCCCCTACTGGCGGCCCGTTACGGAGAATTGATGAACCTCGGAGTAGACAGTCTGCAAAAAAGAAGCTGGTTGCGGCGTAAATTGACCGATGAACATCTGCTCAATTTCAAGGCAGAGGACTATACCATTTATGCCGATTTCCTGCCAGACTTCCAGATCGGTAACGAGTTTGAGGAAGGTAAAAACATCTGGAAAAATACAAGAGGTTATCAGGTTGGTGGTACGGTGGGTAAGACGTTTTCCTTTTATACCAACGGTTATGAAAATCAGGCAGTATTTGCCAATTACCTCACAGAATTTATCAATACCAACCAGGTGGTGCCCAGTGAAATGTCGGGCAAGTTTGAAAATGAGACCAAAGACTGGTCGTATGTTACAGCAAATGTATCTTATACGCCTAATAAATACCTCAACTTTACGTTGGCCTACGATAAAAACTTCATAGGTGATGGTTATCGTTCCATGTTGCTGTCGGATGTTGCGGCCAATCATTCCTTTTTCCGGATGCGTGCTAACCTTGGCAATGTGCAATATCAGACTATTTTTAGCTACATGCTGGATAATGGGGCAGAGCGTTTGACTGCAGACCGTCGATTAGGTGCTAGAGGGAAATGGAATGCCATGCATTACATTGACTGGAATGTTAGCAATCGTTTCTCTTTAGGATTTTTTCAGGCCGTAACCTGGTCAGATGTGGAAAAAGAAGGCAAGCGGGGATTTGATTTTAACTACATCCATCCTTTTGTGTTTTTAAGGCCAATAGAAGGTGCAAACGGAAATTCTCCTGATAAAATGCGTTTGGGATTGAATACAAAATATGAGTTGTCGGCAAAAACTGTAGCCTATGGTCAGTTTATGTTTGACGAATTTACCGCAAGTGAGGCTTTTAGTAATAAAGGCTATTGGGCAAATAAATGGTCGGCTCAATTGGGAATCCGTGGATCGGATTTGTTTAAAACTGAGGCTTTAAATTACTTGGTGGAGTTTAATACTGCCAGACCTTATACTTACGCCCATTACGACAGGATTACAAGTTACACCGGGATGAGCCAACCCTTGGCACATCCTATGGGCGCTAATTTCAGGGAGTTCCTTGGCATACTTAATTACAGCTACAAACGCTTTGATTTTCAATTGCAAGGTAGCTATGCACAATACGGGCTTGATCCTGCGGGTTTAAATTATGGCAAGAATATCCTGCTTAGTTATGATGTACATGTGTCAGATTACGGCAATACGATAGCCCAGGGCATCAAAACCAATTTGTATTTTGGCGAAGCCAAAGCTTCTTATCTGCTCAATCCAAAGTATAACCTTCGCATCGAGTTAGGCGGTGTCTACAGACAAGAGAAGAATGAATTGGGTAGCAAGAATACGCAAATCGTCAACATCGGCTTGAGGAGTACCTTCCGGAATTTATATCAGGATTTTTAA
- a CDS encoding nucleoside-diphosphate sugar epimerase/dehydratase → MFTNINIVPRWIIFILDLIICGMSLSLAYLIRYNFDPSRIDYVEFSRNVLIGTGISTIVFLQVKTYSGIIRYTSAQDSIRILFSVCITNGLFFFINIGLIASEHGQYISSSILVINGLVSFLLLITYRVLVKYFFMYIKNIQLDTVGIMIYGAGEAGLATKRTFDHDNTINKNIIAFVDDDERKIGKTIDGIKILDAKNLEHLIVKHELHEIIFASYTIPVERKNEIVDLCLEHDVKVLNIPTPDVWINGTLKPAQIQNLNIEDLLNRKAIQIDIEGIGKQLKDKRILITGAAGSIGSEIVRQLTKFEVGLIILNDQSESALHDLYLELSESVKCTNFHAYIGDVRDEKRMDNLFANYKPHYVYHAAAYKHVPMMEDNPCEAIKTNVLGTKIIADKSVKYGVQKFVMISTDKAVNPTNVMGASKRIAEIYVQSLNNSLHSADQIFQNGLSFINEMEVKPITRFITTRFGNVLGSNGSVIPRFKQQIEKGGPITVTHPEITRYFMTIPEACRLVLEAGCMGKGGEIFIFDMGKSVKIVELAKKMIRLAGLVPVQDIKIEFTGLRPGEKLYEELLNDNENTMPTHHEKIMIGKVREYVFSDVSKSIKALVAAAKNNDEQQVVADMKVLVQEYISQNSKFENLDKIPEGL, encoded by the coding sequence TTGTTTACAAATATTAATATCGTTCCCCGCTGGATCATCTTTATACTTGATCTCATCATCTGTGGAATGTCATTGTCGCTGGCCTATCTCATCCGGTATAACTTTGACCCTTCAAGGATAGATTATGTAGAATTTAGCCGTAACGTATTAATCGGTACAGGGATCTCTACAATCGTTTTTCTTCAGGTAAAAACCTATTCCGGCATCATCCGTTACACCAGTGCGCAAGACAGCATCCGCATTCTTTTTTCCGTTTGTATCACCAATGGGCTGTTTTTCTTCATCAACATAGGCCTTATCGCATCTGAACATGGACAATACATTTCCAGCAGTATACTGGTAATTAACGGATTGGTTAGTTTTTTATTGCTCATTACCTATCGGGTACTCGTAAAATATTTTTTCATGTACATCAAAAATATTCAGCTGGATACAGTGGGCATTATGATCTACGGCGCAGGAGAAGCCGGTTTAGCCACTAAAAGAACTTTTGACCACGACAATACCATCAATAAAAACATCATTGCTTTTGTAGATGACGACGAACGCAAAATCGGGAAAACGATAGACGGGATTAAAATCCTGGACGCCAAAAACCTGGAACACCTGATTGTGAAACATGAACTCCATGAAATCATTTTTGCTTCATACACCATTCCTGTAGAACGTAAAAATGAGATTGTAGACCTTTGCCTGGAACATGATGTGAAGGTATTAAACATTCCAACGCCGGATGTATGGATCAACGGGACGCTCAAACCAGCACAAATCCAAAACCTAAATATCGAAGACCTGCTCAACAGGAAAGCGATTCAAATCGATATTGAAGGTATCGGCAAACAACTCAAAGATAAACGCATTCTCATTACAGGCGCAGCCGGCTCTATCGGAAGTGAAATTGTACGGCAGCTGACCAAATTTGAAGTAGGCCTCATCATCCTGAATGACCAATCAGAAAGTGCACTGCATGATTTGTATCTGGAACTGAGCGAAAGCGTGAAATGCACAAATTTCCATGCTTACATTGGTGATGTAAGGGATGAAAAAAGGATGGACAATTTGTTTGCCAATTATAAGCCTCATTACGTGTACCATGCTGCGGCTTATAAACATGTGCCGATGATGGAAGATAATCCTTGTGAGGCCATTAAAACCAATGTACTGGGGACTAAAATCATCGCTGATAAGTCTGTTAAATATGGCGTGCAGAAGTTTGTCATGATCTCTACAGATAAAGCAGTAAACCCCACCAATGTAATGGGGGCATCCAAACGCATCGCAGAAATCTATGTGCAATCGCTCAACAATTCCCTGCATTCGGCCGATCAGATTTTTCAAAACGGCCTCAGTTTCATCAATGAAATGGAGGTTAAACCGATTACCCGATTCATCACTACGCGTTTTGGTAATGTATTGGGTTCTAATGGATCGGTGATCCCGAGGTTTAAGCAACAGATTGAAAAGGGTGGGCCCATCACCGTTACCCATCCGGAGATTACCCGTTATTTTATGACCATCCCCGAAGCCTGCCGATTGGTACTGGAAGCTGGATGCATGGGCAAAGGAGGGGAGATTTTCATCTTCGACATGGGTAAATCTGTAAAGATTGTAGAGCTGGCTAAAAAGATGATCAGATTGGCGGGCCTGGTTCCTGTGCAGGACATTAAAATTGAATTTACAGGTTTAAGGCCAGGAGAAAAACTTTACGAAGAGCTGCTGAACGACAATGAAAATACCATGCCTACGCATCATGAAAAAATCATGATCGGTAAAGTGCGTGAATATGTATTTTCGGATGTTTCCAAATCTATAAAAGCGCTGGTTGCTGCAGCTAAGAACAATGACGAGCAGCAGGTAGTTGCCGATATGAAAGTCCTGGTTCAGGAATACATCAGCCAGAACTCCAAATTCGAGAATCTCGATAAAATCCCCGAGGGATTATAA
- a CDS encoding glycosyltransferase family 4 protein encodes MTTALLSIILLLFIAELLYFKVAAHYNIIDKPNHRSSHTKITIRGGGIIFALAMLLYPAFFGLQYAYFLAGMFIISLISFLDDLDPISSKIRIGFHLIAVGLLFCQLDAFHLPFYFVLTALVISIGIINAINFMDGINGITGAYAFVTLISLLYINGQVIEFISSSLIYTALGAILVFNFFNFRSRARCFAGDVGSVGIAFVLIFLIAELILVSGNLGYLLLLVIYGLDTISTIIFRLIRRERIFEAHRSHYYQYLANERKIPQLYVSSGYALVQLLVNALIVYYFIKASILLMLFLLVSTAVFVGIRFYMEGKNRLLKATA; translated from the coding sequence GAACTGCTTTATTTTAAAGTGGCAGCGCATTACAACATCATTGATAAACCCAACCACCGCAGTTCGCATACGAAAATTACCATTAGGGGCGGGGGCATCATTTTTGCCCTGGCTATGTTGTTGTATCCGGCCTTTTTTGGTCTGCAGTACGCCTATTTCCTGGCAGGCATGTTCATCATCAGCCTCATCAGTTTCCTGGACGACCTTGATCCAATCAGCAGTAAAATCAGGATTGGTTTCCACCTTATTGCTGTCGGGCTTTTGTTCTGCCAGTTGGATGCCTTTCATCTGCCCTTTTATTTTGTTCTTACTGCCCTGGTCATCAGCATCGGCATCATCAATGCCATCAATTTTATGGATGGCATTAACGGCATTACCGGGGCTTATGCTTTTGTTACCCTCATTAGCCTGTTGTATATTAACGGGCAGGTTATTGAATTTATCAGCAGCAGTTTAATTTACACGGCCCTCGGCGCAATCCTGGTCTTTAATTTTTTTAATTTCAGGAGCCGTGCCCGTTGTTTTGCTGGCGATGTAGGGAGTGTGGGCATTGCATTTGTCCTGATTTTTTTAATCGCTGAGTTGATCCTGGTCAGCGGAAATTTAGGCTATCTCCTATTGCTGGTGATTTATGGGTTAGATACCATAAGTACCATCATTTTCAGGCTGATCCGTAGGGAGCGTATTTTTGAGGCGCACCGTTCCCATTATTACCAATATTTAGCGAACGAACGTAAAATACCCCAATTGTATGTCTCTTCCGGATATGCACTGGTACAATTGCTGGTCAACGCCCTGATTGTATACTATTTTATCAAGGCCTCAATTTTGTTAATGCTCTTTTTACTGGTCTCAACGGCTGTTTTTGTGGGAATCCGGTTTTATATGGAGGGGAAAAACCGTCTTTTAAAAGCTACAGCGTAA